Within Candidatus Dojkabacteria bacterium, the genomic segment CTCTTCGTCGCGGTGCAGTTCTACTATCTATTTGCCGGCGAGCAGAACATTCTTGGCTCGGATGCCAACTTTACATATGCGCAGTATGCTCGACGAGGGTTTGTGGAGCTGCTAATTGTCGCAGTAATCGTGTTCGGCATCGGCTATGTTTTGAATCTCAAGACAAATGCAGTCGGCAAGCTGCAGAGGATCTTTTTCACAACTAATTATGTTCTGCTTCTACTTTTCACATTCATCATCTCGATCTCGGCTCACATGCGCTTGGGATTAGTGGAATCAACTTATGGGATCACGGGACTTCGATTGACTGGACACTATATCTACCTGGTTATAGATATTTTGCTGTTACTGTTGGCTGTCGCGCTTCTGGTGAAGGAGCGAGCGAAATTTGCTGCAGCTGGGACGATTGCTGTCCTATTGGCGTCGATTGCAATCTACTTTATGACACCAATTGATCTAGTGGTAGCGCAGATGAACTATGAGCGGTTTAAGAATGACGGAAAGGTTGACCTATCATATTTGACAACTCTCTCTGATGAGGCTATCCCAGTGCTTGTGGCTATGTATTACGATGATGAGATGACTCCGCTTTCTAGAACATTGCTTGGTGCACACCTTGAGCAGAGGTATGACGAGATTAAAGACCAAAGAAAATTATGGCAGGAGTTCAACATTCTGGATAGATACAATAAGCAGGAGCTGAAGAAGATTGTCGAGGATGAATCGAGTCTTGTCGAGGATGCCGAAGAAGGTCTGCGAGAATTCTTGGATGATTACTCTGAAGCCTTGGAAGCCGGTAACTATAAAGAGGCTCACGAGAGATTCTGGTCTGAGAATACCAGAGCTATGCGCGATGAGGAGTTTGATGGTATTACAGTGACTAGTTATGAATACACCTCGATACCTGAATTTGAATACTGGTATCTGCTAGGTGACAATGCTCGCCAGCTTTGGTGGAGCGATGACAATTATGATTACTGGACTGGCATGTATGTGTATGCAAATATGCGCTATTCATTTGTCGACGACTATGGTTACAGGCAGTATGGCTGTCGAAGCGATTCGCTGCGCGTGAAGATCGAGAATGGCGAGTGGAAAATTATGTATGCCGATTCATTTAACCTTGGGCGTTTCGAGGATGCGGGTAATTCTAGCTACTACTCGGAGAATGATAGCCTCGAGCATTTGAAGGAGTTGCCTGCCCCGGGTGAGTACGATTATGGTTACGATGATTACGACAACTGCTACTAAAACTATGGTCTAACCAAGTCTGTCTTGCAACCACTATCGGTTTGTTGTAATTTGATAATAAGAAAACATTAAGTTCTTATTATCAAACAATGCGCAATCGCAAACTTTTCAAGGTTGTTGTGGTCTCGGCACTCGTGTTATTTGGCGGGTTTGTGGCTTTTCTCGGCTACACCTACTGGCAAACAAGCCCATCCAAATTATACGTCACCAACATCACTGACCGTTCCGCTTCCATCTCGTGGGTCAGCAATGAGGCTACAACTGGTGTAGTGATAGTAAAGGAGGGCAACTACATGCTCCCTCTTAAGCTCACGACTAATGGTAGTACCCGCGCCGGCTTCGATGATAGAGATCGTGCCCGTGCAGAGCTTGAAGCATCCGAGCAGACAGCTGAAAATCTTGCAGATGGCACAGCCGCCACAGCAGATGATGTCCAGACAGATGTAACGATCAAGAACTATGGCGAGTATTATGTGCACCACGCCACAATCACAAATCTAAAGCCCGAAACTGAGTACGACTTTATGGTAGGCAATGGCTGGTTCTTCCACAAGGAGAAGAGTGTCGTTGGTGGATCAGACAAATTTACTACTTTCGCACAGCTTGATCAGCTTGCCACTCCAAACCCATCATATGGCAAGGTGGTTCTACCTGGTGAAGGTGATGATTACGAATCGAGCACTGACTCAGTGCTTTATATGAGAGTGGATTTTGGCGGTAACAAAGTATCTCAGGTATTGTCTTCGGTAACTGCTGAGAATGGATCATGGTATATCGACCTTGGAAATGCTCGAGATGAATTCGGCAATGAGGTCGGAGAGGTGACAGAGGATTTAAATGAGAAGGTATGGGTCGAGGGTGGTCCAAATGGTATGGTTGAAGAGTTCGATAACCCTACAAGTCTGGATGCGCCGATGCAGATACTGTTCTTAGAAACTGATGAGGTTGAGGCACGAGCGCCTTTTGATTTCTTAGCAGGTGAAGTAAATGCTGAGTGCTGTGAGGCGTTTACCTGTGTTGATGCCGACGGGACTACTGTAGCTTCGTATGGTGGTGACGATGACTTTGGAGGAGGTAGTTGTGAGACAAGAAAGACAGGCATCTGTCCGAGTGGTAGTTCGCCTGTAGGTGGAGCGAAGTGTGGTGATACATCATCGACACCTGGAGCTCCTTCGCAGCCTGGTGGTAGTCCAACTGCTCCAGCAGGGGCATGTTCGAGCCCTCAGTCAGGAAATTGCCACAACAAATACAACACATCGATCCAGATAGGGTCTAATCCGTATAATGCCTGCACTTGCACATTTTTAGACAGCTCTAATCCGGCACTGTGCGGTTGCCATTATATTCCCTCCACAGACACCATCTCCTTCCAATCCTGAGCCATCTGAAGTCGTCGCTCAACCCGGTGTTAACTGTGGCTCGCCTAGCAGTTCTAATCCATGTCCAATAACTGGACCTGAAACAGTCGTACAGGAGCCTCCGGTAGTCACACCGCCACCACCGACAAATGATGATCCGATAACTATTGAAGATGCTACAGCAATACCCGTTTCACCTGTTACCGGTGGTGATGAACCGGGCAGGTACGATGGGGTTCAGTGGACTGGTAGTAATGCGAGGGCAGAATGTGAAAGCTTATGTGATGGTAACTGTGTCGATCACTATAAGCCAGAGACTGAGGTTGGACGGTATTCAACTCCACAGTTCGCCTCAACTGCATGTGGGAATAATAGCAATTGTTATCCTGGTACTTGCGCCGTTGAGTGAGGCTTCTACTGGTGAATATGCAGCAATCTGTAACTTGTATCAATACACCGAGTGTGAAGTTTCCGATGAAATGTTTCAGGCTCCATCAGTGGTGAAGAGTGCGTACGCCCAAACCAACCCCGAATCCCAAGAGTTCCTCTTCGATCCATCAGCAGGCGTCTACTATGTGGGTGAAGCAGGTGTTTACCAGATCGAATATGAGGGTCAAACATATGAAGCAATTGTCGGAGAAGGTGATCAGAATGTAATACTGTATATCGACGAAAATGCAAATGGTACATACGATGAGGGTACGGACATTCAGATCTCAGTTAACCCATCGGAGCTAAATGTCGCCCAGACCGCTGAGGCACACACATATGATTTGCAAGCTGGATTCAACTTTATCCACCTGCCATTTATCCCTGAAGATTACCCGATGGCATCTGACCTGTTGGAGTATGTCAACAACGAGTATGGCGGAATTGCTTTCTCGATTGCCAAATTTGACGACACCTGGAAAGTAGTCGGTGCAAATGGTGGCGAGTTCAATGTAAATGATTTCCAGCTCGTGCCAGGTGCTGGCTACCTGCTCAAAATAACTCAGGATACTGAGGTTACATTTACGGGGCGGGAGATCCTTTATGAAACTGAAGGCGATACTGCGCCAGTATTCTTCGCACCAGGATGGAACTTGGTCGGTATCTACGGTAGTAATGCAGCTGTTTACTCGGCTGAATCCATGATTGACAGCCTAAACGAGTATGAAACGACAGATTTTACAGCGGTCAACGTCACACGATGGCCACCAGAGAAGGCACGGTATGAAGGATTGCAAAAGGAGATGGGTGAAGATGGAGAGTACGATGTATATGGCTTCGACTTCCCATTAAATCAGTATACTTCATACTTTGTGAGAATCACTGAAGGTACTGGTAATTGGGAGCCGGCGATGGAGTAGGGCGCTAACCTATAATGCGTAGAATTGTACGGCTTATTAACCACCCGACCCACTTGCTTCGCAAGTGGTCGGGTGGTCGGGTGGCTAACCTTTATGGACTGTGATACTCTGATACTATCTACAGATTACAAATAAACTATTAACGCACTATG encodes:
- a CDS encoding fibronectin type III domain-containing protein, which encodes MRNRKLFKVVVVSALVLFGGFVAFLGYTYWQTSPSKLYVTNITDRSASISWVSNEATTGVVIVKEGNYMLPLKLTTNGSTRAGFDDRDRARAELEASEQTAENLADGTAATADDVQTDVTIKNYGEYYVHHATITNLKPETEYDFMVGNGWFFHKEKSVVGGSDKFTTFAQLDQLATPNPSYGKVVLPGEGDDYESSTDSVLYMRVDFGGNKVSQVLSSVTAENGSWYIDLGNARDEFGNEVGEVTEDLNEKVWVEGGPNGMVEEFDNPTSLDAPMQILFLETDEVEARAPFDFLAGEVNAECCEAFTCVDADGTTVASYGGDDDFGGGSCETRKTGICPSGSSPVGGAKCGDTSSTPGAPSQPGGSPTAPAGACSSPQSGNCHNKYNTSIQIGSNPYNACTCTFLDSSNPALCGCHYIPSTDTISFQS
- a CDS encoding DUF4173 domain-containing protein — encoded protein: MNGKNESTKAKNSHESQDKQEGRVTKGSDSKGSNIYATYALLSGLFLGLISAYLFFWKVPGVSVSLFALVAIGVVLLPLLTLGGKEIMKRVGWNALPAMLGLSLAFVYLYRLNPAALALGVIFLPMVYSMLYVAAFNPEMLNNLGILKTMVLPFVMVFSWFVDIVNFVQNIKLGGIKSERSRSVIRRVLLGTAVALPFLLVFLVMFTAADRVFAKYVMEFFESIFGEIFKDWETFTSFVVKAIFSALIAIYFMVFNFSLYNENSALRKYIRKTEQPSVDIKRNWDGFTVSIFLTLINVLFFLFVAVQFYYLFAGEQNILGSDANFTYAQYARRGFVELLIVAVIVFGIGYVLNLKTNAVGKLQRIFFTTNYVLLLLFTFIISISAHMRLGLVESTYGITGLRLTGHYIYLVIDILLLLLAVALLVKERAKFAAAGTIAVLLASIAIYFMTPIDLVVAQMNYERFKNDGKVDLSYLTTLSDEAIPVLVAMYYDDEMTPLSRTLLGAHLEQRYDEIKDQRKLWQEFNILDRYNKQELKKIVEDESSLVEDAEEGLREFLDDYSEALEAGNYKEAHERFWSENTRAMRDEEFDGITVTSYEYTSIPEFEYWYLLGDNARQLWWSDDNYDYWTGMYVYANMRYSFVDDYGYRQYGCRSDSLRVKIENGEWKIMYADSFNLGRFEDAGNSSYYSENDSLEHLKELPAPGEYDYGYDDYDNCY